In Pedobacter sp. SL55, the following proteins share a genomic window:
- the frr gene encoding ribosome recycling factor produces the protein MNDLIRKQLTDAQATMDKAIVHCESELTKIRAGKASAGMLDGIMVDYYGNPTPLAQVGAINTPDARTLIIQPWEKNMLVPIERAIMEANIGINPQNDGSIIRLVVPPLTEERRRELVKKVKEEAEKGKIAIRNIRKDANEKIKKLKAESVSDDEIKVGEAEVQKVTDAYILKVDKHAELKEKDIMTV, from the coding sequence TTGTTCATTGCGAATCTGAGTTGACTAAGATTAGAGCAGGAAAAGCTTCTGCAGGAATGTTAGATGGTATTATGGTAGATTACTATGGCAACCCAACTCCGTTGGCGCAAGTTGGTGCAATTAATACGCCAGATGCTCGTACTTTGATTATCCAACCTTGGGAAAAGAATATGTTAGTGCCAATAGAAAGAGCTATTATGGAAGCTAACATAGGTATCAATCCGCAGAATGATGGTTCAATTATCCGTTTGGTAGTTCCACCTTTAACAGAAGAACGCAGAAGAGAGCTAGTGAAAAAAGTAAAAGAAGAAGCTGAGAAAGGTAAGATTGCCATTAGAAATATACGTAAAGATGCTAACGAGAAAATCAAAAAATTGAAAGCCGAAAGCGTATCAGATGATGAGATTAAGGTAGGCGAGGCAGAAGTACAGAAAGTTACCGATGCTTATATTTTGAAGGTAGATAAACATGCCGAATTGAAAGAAAAAGATATCATGACGGTATAA